In a single window of the Papaver somniferum cultivar HN1 chromosome 8, ASM357369v1, whole genome shotgun sequence genome:
- the LOC113306374 gene encoding uncharacterized protein LOC113306374, whose translation MSSDENKKWMKCDRKFGEYIQGVRSFIQFAKNNGGGRVLFSCPCRNCMNGKGSVSLSEISLHLLKYGICLTYTTWRHHGESSVEARSRHRDKTTTGMDGNVTVDVDVDGNVTSAMDMDVNVTEGVDVDENVTAGVDVDENVTTNVDVDENVGTKGCCKKKLSAAERARVPLYPSCPKGKSALYVAIMVNKIKTQYAISDNGMTAMLELIKELLPEENTLPSKFPDVKKIIQELGMDYVTYDACVNDCILYWKDKSSLLKCHVCQEPRYVRVFNDERKLTQVAQKTLRHFPIIPRLKIFYSIPWIAEAMLWHFRAQKDINVMRHPVDSSAWRCADSFCPEFAKEARNVTLGIATDGFNPNGCFGLNYSCWPVILCPYNLPPSMCMKREFSMLCLLISGPRAPGKDIDVYLQPLIEELKELWNDGVMTFDSFTGSEFLMRARLLWAIHDFPALGTLYGCVTHGYFSCPSCGEETDAEWLPYSKKLCYMGHRRWLPTKHKFRDDKTNFSGGVEHGKAPWPLTGLQVQEMVANLKRKHVRHCTDVMHNEKNITEHIVNTVLGNNK comes from the exons ATGTCATCTGATGAGAACAAGAAATGGATGAAGTGTGACCGTAAGTTTGGTGAATACATACAAGGTGTGAGGTCATTTATACAGTTTGCCAAGAATAATGGTGGTGGGAGGGTTTTATTTTCATGTCCTTGTCGAAATTGTATGAATGGTAAAGGTTCAGTTTCACTTAGTGAGATATCATTGCATTTGCTCAAATATGGTATTTGTTTGACGTATACAACATGGCGTCATCATGGTGAAAGTTCAGTAGAAGCACGGTCAAGACATAGGGATAAGACTACAACAGGTATGGATGGGAATGTTACAGTAGATGTGGATGTGGATGGGAATGTTACATCTGCTATGGATATGGATGTGAATGTCACAGAAGGAGTTGATGTGGATGAGAATGTTACAGCAGGTGTGGATGTGGATGAGAATGTTACAACAAATGTGGATGTGGATGAGAATGTTGGGACCAAGGGGTGTTGTAAGAAAAAGTTATCAGCGGCCGAGCGAGCAAGAGTACCATTGTATCCTTCGTGTCCTAAAGGAAAGTCGGCGTTGTATGTAGCGATAATGGTGAACAAAATAAAGACTCAGTATGCGATTTCAGATAATGGTATGACTGCAATGTTAGAATTGATAAAAGAGTTGCTTCCCGAAGAAAACACCCTGCCAAGTAAGTTTCCAGATGTCAAGAAGATAATTCAAGAGTTGGGGATGGATTATGTAACCTACGATGCTTGCGTGAATGATTGTATACTCTATTGGAAGGATAAGAGTTCATTGCTGAAGTGCCATGTATGTCAAGAACCGCGGTATGTAAGAGTTTTCAATGATGAGAGAAAACTTACTCAAGTTGCGCAGAAGACGTTGAGACACTTTCCAATAATTCCAAGGCTGAAAATATTTTATAGTATACCATGGATAGCAGAGGCGATGCTTTGGCATTTTAGAGCACAGAAAGATATCAATGTAATGCGTCATCCCGTTGACTCTTCAGCTTGGCGTTGTGCGGATAGTTTTTGTCCAGAGTTTGCTAAGGAAGCACGAAATGTTACTCTTGGTATAGCAACTGACGGCTTCAACCCCAATGGATGCTTTGGTCTCAATTACAGCTGTTGGCCGGTAATTCTCTGTCCGTATAATCTTCCTCCTTCGATGTGTATGAAGAGGGAGTTTTCTATGTTATGTTTGTTGATATCAGGCCCGAGAGCACCAGGTAAAGATATCGATGTTTACTTACAACCATtgattgaagagttgaaagagttATGGAATGATGGTGTTATGACTTTCGACAGCTTCACCGGTTCTGAATTTCTGATGAGAGCTAGGTTGTTATGGGCAATTCATGATTTTCCAGCATTAGGGACtctttatggatgtgtaactcatGGGTATTTTTCTTGTCCAAGTTGTGGAGAAGAAACAGATGCTGAGTGGCTGCCATATAGTAAGAAGTTGTGTTATATGGGACATCGAAGATGGCTGCCAACGAAACACAAGTTTAGAGATGATAAAACAAACTTCAGTGGAGGAGTTGAGCATGGTAAAGCTCCATGGCCACTAACAGGATTGCAAGTTCAAGAGATGGTAGctaatttgaaaagaaaacatg TTCGTCACTGTACAGATGTGATGCATAACGAGAAGAATATAACTGAGCACATTGTTAATACTGTATTGGGAAATAACAAGTAA